The DNA sequence TTCGCTCTGCCACAGGAGCATGCCGTCCTCTCCAACCAGCTCACAGCCCCGGCGCTTATAGGGGCGCAGATAGTCGAGATGGATCTCCGACACCGTCCCTGACGCGTGCCGCAAGGCCAGGCAGGCATAGTCTTCGACGTCGATATCGAGGTCGCTCAGCCGGGCGGCCACCGCGGCGTTCACGGTGGCAACCGGTCCCAGAATCCACCCAAGGTAGTCCAGTTCGTGGATCGCGTCCAGAATCACCCCGCCCCCCGCCTCCCGCCGG is a window from the Thermodesulfobacteriota bacterium genome containing:
- a CDS encoding Gfo/Idh/MocA family oxidoreductase codes for the protein RREAGGGVILDAIHELDYLGWILGPVATVNAAVAARLSDLDIDVEDYACLALRHASGTVSEIHLDYLRPYKRRGCELVGEDGMLLWQSEGKNPEICSVRLFRRDRDQWETLHASDSLDGNEPYRLMLGRFIAGGEQEWSLLLDGRQALRELEVALEARARAGAGAMCCATS